The proteins below are encoded in one region of Diorhabda carinulata isolate Delta chromosome 3, icDioCari1.1, whole genome shotgun sequence:
- the LOC130891422 gene encoding beta-alanyl-dopamine/carcinine hydrolase isoform X1, producing MASSNNLTKNVRRQNIPILYTKGTYYEVGFNVGRTFSGIIHSFLNGNPSLEEDFLPAYNTLEGKRAYEETLNSVKKNFPQYVRELEGIADGANVPFYKLFLLHMDDIMLLAVKKETKNEHPTGCSSICVNNKGHEILGHTEDALGEVLNHIYFVSAHIIPDKIEGKCPFKEEKFTSLCYAGHLPGYTMSYNHHGLIFTINTLSVKHTYPGKTPRMFITRSLLGAENFVQAQEIIRDRGCGAGNGCSINMTFLNQEGDRMFHNAEMAPSDKQESQLNVFTASPGECIIHTNKYLRIKIDETNENMTNSSLNRMATFATYPSPKQKHDVLKMLSDTTNPNFPVFLDTPNNYVKTVAVGIFDCVAKTWSLYSDNPSKNEPLVVLPLVLKNN from the exons GGAAGAACGTTTTCTGGAATAATACATAGCTTTTTAAATGGCAACCCATCGTTAGAGGAGGATTTTCTACCAGCATACAACACACTGGAAGGAAAACGAGCATATGAAGAAACTTTAAATTCAGTTAAAAAGAATTTTCCTCAATATGTTAGAGAACTGGAAGGGATTGCCGATGGAGCCAACGTTCCGTTTTACAAG CTATTTTTGTTACACATGGACGACATAATGTTACTAGCTGTTAAAAAAGAGACGAAGAATGAACACCCCACAGGTTGTTCATCTATCTGTGTAAATAATAAAGGACAT GAAATATTAGGTCATACAGAAGATGCTTTGGGAGAAGTTTTAAACCACATTTATTTCGTTTCCGCTCATATTATACCGGataaaattgaaggaaaatgtccattcaaagaagaaaaattcACTTCACTTTGTTACGCTGGTCACTTACCGGGATATACCATGAGTTATAACCACCATGGactaatatttacaattaatactTTGAGTGTTAAACACACATATCCTGGAAAAACAC CGAGAATGTTTATTACCAGAAGTCTTCTGGGTGCGGAAAATTTCGTCCAAGCTCAAGAAATTATAAGGGATCGAGGTTGTGGAGCCGGTAATGGCTGTTCAATTAACATGACTTTTTTGAACCAAGAAGGGGACAGAATGTTTCACAATGCCGAAATGGCACCTTCCGATAAACAAGAATCTCAATTGAACGTTTTTACTGCTAGTCCTGGAGAATGTATTATCCATACCAACAA aTATCTGCGAATCAAAATAGATGAAACGAATGAAAATATGACAAATAGTAGCCTAAATAGAATGGCCACTTTCGCAACCTATCCTTCAccaaaacaaaaacatgatGTTCTAAAAATGTTGAGCGATACTACTAATCCTAATTTTCCAGTATTTCTTGACACACCGAACAATTATGTTAAAACTGTTGCAGTAG gTATATTCGATTGTGTTGCTAAAACATGGAGTTTGTACTCAGACAACCCATCAAAAAATGAACCATTGGTTGTACTACCATTAGTacttaaaaacaattaa
- the LOC130891160 gene encoding 60S ribosomal protein L36: MAPRYEIAVGLQKGHKTTKIASKSKINKVRPARLKGIQTKHTKFVRDIIREVVGHAPYEKRAMELLKVSKDKRALKFLKRRLGTHIRAKRKREELSNILTQMRKQQATHK, encoded by the exons ATGGCTCCAAGATACGAGATAGCAGTTGGTCTTCAGAAGGGCCATAAGACCACCAAAATTGCAAgcaaatctaaaataaataaagttcgTCCCGCGAGGTTGAAGGGGATCCAAACCAAACACACTAAATTCGTCAGAGACATTATCCGCGAAGTAGTAGGACATGCTCCGTATGAAAAGAGAGCTATGGAATTATTGAAG GTATCAAAGGATAAGAGAGCcctaaaattcttgaaacggcgTCTTGGCACACACATCAGAGCTAAGAGGAAGCGTGAAGAACTATCCAACATATTGACGCAAATGCGTAAGCAACAAGCTACACATAAGTAG
- the LOC130891423 gene encoding glycine-rich selenoprotein-like, giving the protein MTYVTGGQVQQNPPLFTRISKIFDGVINFIINFFVTLIPIDYNSQSSSSGSSSYRGSGSSLGRGGGGGGGWGSGRPFGPGGGGGNGGARFRTMRDINPPTVGGCPGGSCGM; this is encoded by the exons atgacgTATGTGACTG GTGGTCAAGTTCAGCAAAATCCTCCCTTGTTTACACGAATTTCAAAGATATTTGATGGTGTCATTAACTTCATCATTAATTT TTTTGTTACACTGATTCCAATTGATTACAACAGCCAAAGCAGTTCTAGTGGCTCTAGCTCTTACAGGGGAAGTGGTAGTTCCCTGGGTCGCGGTGGCGGTGGAGGAGGGGGTTGGGGTAGTGGAAGACCATTtgg ACCTGGGGGTGGTGGTGGCAATGGTGGAGCCAGATTCAGAACTATGAGAGACATAAACCCTCCAACAGTTGGTGGTTGTCCTGGAGGATCTTGTGGTATGTGA
- the LOC130891252 gene encoding phosphatidylinositol N-acetylglucosaminyltransferase subunit C, which produces MSNTKPIWKKVLYERQPYPDNYTDKKIFLRDLRKNINVRELTFTEAVLGSLLILQEFCNIVTFVSIYFYLLYEWIEPVVLLTCMSVVTIIAFIYYILVFSKNVIHKLGNDLRTIITFIVVGRLFSPVLHTLTDTVSTDTIYTTTFLMMAIHMIFYDYGVGAAIVSNSVSLSTAIFASICLASRLSTAFNAFILMTAAIEMFVLFPILCTALKNPLYFVWILLIIDIYLLVYLSKLALILYMSTVVLISIVCPFLFVYLQKHKETIYGPWDEAVVDDVDSIINNFQIL; this is translated from the coding sequence atgtcgaATACAAAACCCATTTGGAAAAAAGTACTTTATGAAAGACAACCATATCCAGATAAttatactgataaaaaaatctttctacgcgatttgaggaaaaatataaatgtcAGGGAACTTACATTTACAGAAGCTGTCTTAGGATCCCTGCTAATACTACAAGAATTCTGCAATATAGTTACATTTGTATCAatctacttttatttattatatgaatgGATCGAACCAGTTGTTCTACTTACTTGTATGAGTGTAGTGACTATAATAGCTTTCATATATTACATTCTAGTGTTTAGTAAAAATGTAATCCATAAACTTGGAAATGATCTAAGAACTATTATCACATTTATAGTTGTTGGTAGGCTCTTTTCTCCAGTTCTTCATACACTTACAGATACTGTGAGTACAGATACCATTTACACTACAACATTCTTAATGATGGCAATACacatgattttctatgattatgGAGTAGGTGCAGCAATTGTTTCCAACAGTGTATCCTTGAGCACAGCAATTTTTGCTTCAATTTGTTTAGCTTCAAGACTGTCAACGGCTTTTAATGCATTCATTTTAATGACAGCAGCAATAGAAATGTTTGTACTATTTCCAATTTTATGTACTGCTCTGAAAAACCCTCTTTATTTTGTTTGGATTCttttaataatagatatttatttgttgGTGTATTTAAGTAAGCTAGCACTTATTTTATACATGTCTACAGTAGTTTTAATAAGCATTGTTTgtccttttttatttgtatatttgcaGAAACATAAGGAGACAATTTATGGTCCTTGGGATGAAGCTGTAGTCGATGATGTAGACAgcataattaataattttcagatATTATAA
- the LOC130891422 gene encoding beta-alanyl-dopamine/carcinine hydrolase isoform X2, which translates to MPVTATKSRYQSIPILYTRGTYYEVGYDTGRTFSGIIHSFLNGNPSLEEDFLPAYNTLEGKRAYEETLNSVKKNFPQYVRELEGIADGANVPFYKLFLLHMDDIMLLAVKKETKNEHPTGCSSICVNNKGHEILGHTEDALGEVLNHIYFVSAHIIPDKIEGKCPFKEEKFTSLCYAGHLPGYTMSYNHHGLIFTINTLSVKHTYPGKTPRMFITRSLLGAENFVQAQEIIRDRGCGAGNGCSINMTFLNQEGDRMFHNAEMAPSDKQESQLNVFTASPGECIIHTNKYLRIKIDETNENMTNSSLNRMATFATYPSPKQKHDVLKMLSDTTNPNFPVFLDTPNNYVKTVAVGIFDCVAKTWSLYSDNPSKNEPLVVLPLVLKNN; encoded by the exons GGAAGAACGTTTTCTGGAATAATACATAGCTTTTTAAATGGCAACCCATCGTTAGAGGAGGATTTTCTACCAGCATACAACACACTGGAAGGAAAACGAGCATATGAAGAAACTTTAAATTCAGTTAAAAAGAATTTTCCTCAATATGTTAGAGAACTGGAAGGGATTGCCGATGGAGCCAACGTTCCGTTTTACAAG CTATTTTTGTTACACATGGACGACATAATGTTACTAGCTGTTAAAAAAGAGACGAAGAATGAACACCCCACAGGTTGTTCATCTATCTGTGTAAATAATAAAGGACAT GAAATATTAGGTCATACAGAAGATGCTTTGGGAGAAGTTTTAAACCACATTTATTTCGTTTCCGCTCATATTATACCGGataaaattgaaggaaaatgtccattcaaagaagaaaaattcACTTCACTTTGTTACGCTGGTCACTTACCGGGATATACCATGAGTTATAACCACCATGGactaatatttacaattaatactTTGAGTGTTAAACACACATATCCTGGAAAAACAC CGAGAATGTTTATTACCAGAAGTCTTCTGGGTGCGGAAAATTTCGTCCAAGCTCAAGAAATTATAAGGGATCGAGGTTGTGGAGCCGGTAATGGCTGTTCAATTAACATGACTTTTTTGAACCAAGAAGGGGACAGAATGTTTCACAATGCCGAAATGGCACCTTCCGATAAACAAGAATCTCAATTGAACGTTTTTACTGCTAGTCCTGGAGAATGTATTATCCATACCAACAA aTATCTGCGAATCAAAATAGATGAAACGAATGAAAATATGACAAATAGTAGCCTAAATAGAATGGCCACTTTCGCAACCTATCCTTCAccaaaacaaaaacatgatGTTCTAAAAATGTTGAGCGATACTACTAATCCTAATTTTCCAGTATTTCTTGACACACCGAACAATTATGTTAAAACTGTTGCAGTAG gTATATTCGATTGTGTTGCTAAAACATGGAGTTTGTACTCAGACAACCCATCAAAAAATGAACCATTGGTTGTACTACCATTAGTacttaaaaacaattaa